The following coding sequences lie in one Oceanicola sp. 502str15 genomic window:
- a CDS encoding ABC transporter substrate-binding protein, whose product MFLKKIAITGLVAGLMSTTAHAEGHAAMCGPEGQSIRILASDFPAIHAVADAAEQNCGAQAAEFTRNHTTEARQIMNAALTPNPAEYTSVIVANSTLTQLMNDGLVRPLNDLVEKYGQNLPKNLMITLDGNIMAVAFMANSQHLFSRKDILAEVGIDTVPATYGEVIAAAKAIREAGIMEHPLVMNMQTGWNVGETFNLVFMAHGGEFFKPGTAEPAINSPAGVAALATLKELVEYAHPDHLTQASNETQGLWEAGQAALGIMWGSRGAPILDDEGSTEEITSNTVLSAAPSVEPGGVPGATLWWDGFTISTNISDAEAEATFAALASGLTAEMVAANNDDAVWLLEGFKPGPAAAGVAATAQGGAKPYPMIPQIGLMHNALGAELSDFLKGGESAEKALADVEAAYITAAKEAGFLK is encoded by the coding sequence ATGTTTCTGAAGAAGATCGCCATCACCGGCCTTGTCGCGGGCCTGATGTCCACCACCGCCCATGCCGAAGGCCATGCCGCCATGTGCGGCCCCGAAGGCCAGAGCATCCGCATCCTCGCCTCCGATTTCCCGGCGATCCACGCGGTTGCCGATGCCGCGGAGCAGAACTGCGGTGCGCAGGCCGCCGAATTCACCCGCAACCACACCACCGAGGCGCGCCAGATCATGAACGCCGCGCTGACGCCGAACCCGGCGGAATACACCTCGGTAATCGTCGCAAACTCGACCCTCACCCAGCTGATGAACGATGGCCTCGTTCGCCCGCTGAACGACCTGGTCGAGAAGTACGGTCAGAACCTGCCGAAAAACCTGATGATCACCCTTGATGGAAACATCATGGCCGTGGCCTTCATGGCGAATTCGCAGCACCTCTTCTCGCGCAAGGACATCCTTGCCGAAGTGGGCATCGACACGGTTCCGGCAACCTATGGCGAGGTCATCGCCGCCGCCAAGGCGATCCGTGAGGCCGGGATCATGGAACATCCCCTCGTGATGAACATGCAGACCGGCTGGAACGTGGGTGAAACCTTCAACCTCGTGTTCATGGCCCATGGTGGTGAGTTCTTCAAACCGGGCACGGCGGAGCCGGCAATCAACAGCCCCGCGGGCGTTGCGGCGCTGGCCACGCTTAAGGAGCTTGTCGAATACGCCCACCCCGACCATCTGACCCAGGCCTCCAACGAGACCCAGGGCCTCTGGGAGGCCGGTCAGGCCGCTCTGGGCATCATGTGGGGCTCGCGCGGCGCGCCGATCCTTGATGACGAGGGCTCGACAGAGGAAATCACCTCGAACACGGTCCTGTCCGCAGCGCCATCGGTTGAGCCCGGCGGCGTGCCCGGCGCGACCCTGTGGTGGGACGGCTTTACCATCTCGACCAACATCTCCGACGCAGAAGCCGAGGCGACCTTTGCCGCGCTGGCCTCCGGCCTGACTGCGGAGATGGTCGCGGCCAACAACGATGATGCGGTCTGGCTGCTGGAAGGCTTCAAGCCCGGGCCCGCCGCCGCGGGTGTCGCCGCCACGGCGCAGGGCGGGGCAAAGCCCTACCCGATGATCCCGCAGATCGGGCTGATGCATAACGCTCTCGGGGCCGAACTGTCCGACTTCCTGAAAGGCGGCGAGAGCGCCGAGAAGGCCCTCGCAGATGTCGAGGCCGCCTACATCACGGCCGCCAAGGAAGCCGGATTCCTCAAGTAA
- a CDS encoding carbohydrate ABC transporter permease: MKHRTFFWFILPTLSAMILFIALPIVSVFVQSLFVAHEQVQVVSESCGPFGCTETTSVDTEATAKLREEQPLGRFNGLNTYFNRSHLAISDIGEAWANTNSMGEFWREVYNLPFYNALTFTLVYTFIVTPLVLVLGLAIAVGVNNLPGALKGLAIFISLLPFLVTPLVGSLILFWMVDGDGVIGATIQNIFNDPSLSLKASTPLMWTMLIVYGVWHTLPFSFITFYAGLQTVPADTVEAAKIDGASKWQSLIHVIVPHLMPLVSFVTLMLIMDNFRVFEPIVSFSAEAHARSLSWIIFNDLRESGNPLYASAGATSLLTIILVVILMMPVLIRTWRDFTRKAH, encoded by the coding sequence ATGAAGCATCGCACCTTTTTCTGGTTCATCCTGCCGACGCTCTCGGCGATGATCCTCTTCATCGCACTGCCCATCGTCTCGGTGTTCGTGCAATCCCTCTTCGTCGCCCATGAGCAGGTGCAGGTGGTGTCCGAAAGCTGCGGCCCCTTCGGCTGCACCGAAACCACCTCTGTCGACACCGAAGCCACCGCGAAGCTCCGTGAGGAACAGCCCCTGGGGCGCTTCAACGGGCTGAACACCTACTTCAACCGCTCGCATCTTGCCATTTCCGATATCGGCGAGGCCTGGGCGAACACGAACAGCATGGGGGAATTCTGGCGCGAGGTGTATAACCTGCCGTTCTACAACGCGCTGACCTTCACGCTGGTCTACACCTTCATCGTGACACCGCTGGTGCTGGTGCTGGGGCTGGCCATCGCCGTCGGGGTCAACAACCTTCCCGGCGCGCTGAAGGGCCTCGCGATCTTCATCTCGCTGCTGCCCTTTCTCGTCACCCCGCTGGTCGGCTCGCTGATCCTGTTCTGGATGGTCGACGGCGATGGCGTGATCGGGGCGACGATCCAGAACATCTTCAACGATCCCTCGCTCAGCCTGAAGGCCTCGACACCGCTGATGTGGACGATGCTCATTGTCTACGGCGTCTGGCACACCCTGCCGTTCAGCTTCATCACCTTCTATGCGGGGCTGCAAACCGTCCCGGCCGACACGGTCGAAGCCGCCAAGATCGACGGCGCCTCGAAGTGGCAGAGCCTGATCCATGTGATCGTGCCGCATCTGATGCCGCTGGTCTCCTTCGTGACGCTGATGCTGATCATGGACAACTTCCGCGTCTTCGAGCCGATAGTCAGCTTCTCCGCCGAAGCCCACGCCCGTTCCCTGAGCTGGATCATCTTCAACGACCTGCGCGAGAGCGGCAATCCGCTCTACGCTTCGGCAGGCGCGACATCGCTGCTCACGATCATCCTCGTGGTCATCCTGATGATGCCCGTCCTGATCCGCACATGGCGCGACTTCACCCGCAAAGCCCACTGA
- a CDS encoding quinone oxidoreductase produces the protein MSKAQVIHRLGPPDVMQWEDWHVPDPGPGEVRLRHTAVGVNFADTYHRGGISHPWKVDEPPVVIGFEGVGVVEGVGAGVTGFKTGDRVAYGIPPLWSYSEVRNYPADKLLHMPEGLDDKQVAALLMKGMTAHYLLHRTYAVQPGDTILVHAAAGGMGLILCQWAKALGATVVGTVSTEEKAEVARAAGCDFPVVRAQQSFVEVVRDVTDGEGCAVVYEAIGKDTLQHSLDSLRLMGVCAAYGHVSGPPDPVDIIQDLGRRGSLFITRPAIMHYVAKRSDLEWTARDLFKAIGDGILDANINYEYPLKDAVKAHQAIESGKTLGATVLIP, from the coding sequence ATGAGCAAGGCACAAGTGATCCACCGCCTCGGACCGCCGGACGTCATGCAATGGGAGGACTGGCATGTGCCCGACCCGGGCCCGGGAGAGGTGCGGCTGCGGCACACCGCGGTCGGCGTCAACTTTGCCGACACCTACCACCGGGGCGGCATCTCGCATCCCTGGAAGGTGGATGAGCCTCCGGTGGTGATCGGCTTCGAGGGCGTGGGCGTAGTCGAAGGCGTCGGTGCGGGCGTCACCGGGTTCAAAACGGGCGACCGCGTGGCCTACGGGATCCCGCCCCTGTGGTCATATTCCGAGGTTCGCAACTACCCCGCCGACAAGCTGCTGCACATGCCGGAAGGTCTGGACGACAAGCAAGTTGCCGCGCTGCTGATGAAGGGCATGACCGCGCATTACCTGCTGCATCGAACCTATGCCGTGCAGCCCGGCGACACGATCCTCGTGCATGCAGCCGCGGGCGGCATGGGGTTGATCCTGTGCCAGTGGGCCAAGGCGCTCGGCGCAACCGTCGTGGGCACGGTCTCGACCGAGGAAAAGGCCGAGGTCGCCCGCGCGGCAGGCTGCGATTTCCCGGTGGTCCGCGCGCAGCAGAGCTTCGTCGAGGTGGTTCGCGATGTCACCGACGGCGAAGGCTGCGCCGTGGTCTACGAGGCCATCGGCAAGGACACGCTGCAACACAGCCTCGACAGCCTGCGCCTCATGGGGGTCTGCGCGGCCTACGGGCACGTTTCAGGCCCGCCCGACCCGGTGGACATCATCCAGGACCTCGGGCGGCGCGGCTCGCTCTTCATCACCCGCCCGGCGATCATGCACTACGTCGCCAAGCGCTCGGATCTAGAATGGACCGCGCGAGATCTGTTCAAGGCCATCGGCGACGGCATACTCGATGCCAACATCAACTACGAGTACCCGCTCAAGGACGCGGTCAAGGCGCATCAGGCCATCGAATCCGGCAAAACGCTGGGCGCGACCGTCCTGATCCCATGA
- a CDS encoding glutathione S-transferase family protein, with translation MSQPDIVLYTANTMNGWKPLIFLHEAEIEYELVNVDFSKKEQHAPDYVKMNPNGKIPTIWDRAEGRAVFESGAILWHLAEKYGRFLSSDPVERSETLQWLFFQVGHIGPIMGQAMFFQRIAKPNGDEVPYAISRYVTESRRLLEVLDTRLKGRDWMVGGEMSIADIATYPWARSYFWATVEVEGLPNLQAWFDRLDAMPRVQEALHLPEPRPSAFGKGDIDAAASANAARFKA, from the coding sequence ATGTCGCAGCCTGATATCGTCCTCTACACCGCCAACACGATGAACGGGTGGAAGCCGCTCATCTTTCTCCACGAGGCTGAGATCGAGTACGAGTTGGTCAATGTCGACTTCTCGAAGAAGGAGCAGCACGCCCCCGACTACGTGAAGATGAACCCCAACGGAAAGATCCCGACCATCTGGGACCGGGCGGAGGGCCGCGCCGTTTTCGAGAGCGGCGCGATCCTGTGGCACCTGGCCGAGAAATACGGGCGGTTCCTGTCCTCCGATCCTGTGGAGCGGTCCGAAACACTGCAATGGCTGTTCTTCCAGGTTGGCCATATCGGCCCGATCATGGGGCAAGCGATGTTCTTCCAGCGCATCGCCAAGCCCAATGGCGATGAGGTGCCCTACGCCATCAGCCGCTACGTGACCGAAAGCCGCCGCTTGCTGGAGGTGCTGGATACCCGGCTCAAAGGGCGCGACTGGATGGTGGGGGGCGAGATGTCCATTGCCGACATCGCAACCTACCCCTGGGCGCGCAGCTATTTCTGGGCAACGGTCGAGGTTGAAGGCTTACCCAACCTCCAGGCCTGGTTCGACCGACTCGATGCGATGCCGAGAGTGCAGGAGGCCCTGCATCTGCCAGAGCCGCGTCCTTCGGCCTTCGGCAAGGGCGACATCGACGCCGCCGCTTCGGCCAATGCCGCCCGGTTCAAGGCGTGA
- a CDS encoding ester cyclase, with translation MNFQQEKGVVRVLYAALDGAEADRIGGVLAESMEPDALWRGFHPFGELTGPEAVAERFWQPLRRALSRLQRREDIFFAGRNEIDGFAGVWVVSMGHLMGLFDQPWLGIAPTGKMVFLRYCEFNRIEGGRIAETAMFFDIPHLMMQTGLNPFPPQTAAHLVQPGPQTHDGLLHDDASEAESRATLAAINAMIGDLGTWQSGLPLEEELALTWADDMIWWGPAGIGATYTIERYAKQHSAPFRAAFTDRSKTRHLARLAEGHYGGFFGWPNFTARHTGGFMGMPGSDKPGEMRVIDIYRREGDKLAENWIFIDLLHFWKTQGVDILERTTGIAGA, from the coding sequence ATGAATTTCCAGCAGGAAAAGGGCGTCGTGCGAGTTCTGTATGCGGCACTCGATGGCGCTGAGGCGGACCGGATCGGGGGCGTCCTGGCCGAATCGATGGAGCCTGACGCACTCTGGCGGGGCTTCCACCCTTTCGGCGAGCTGACCGGCCCGGAGGCCGTGGCCGAGCGCTTCTGGCAGCCCCTTCGCCGCGCCCTGTCGCGCTTGCAGCGACGGGAGGATATCTTCTTTGCCGGGCGCAACGAGATCGACGGGTTTGCGGGCGTGTGGGTGGTGTCGATGGGGCACTTGATGGGCCTGTTCGACCAGCCGTGGCTCGGCATCGCCCCGACCGGCAAGATGGTTTTTCTGCGCTATTGCGAGTTCAACCGCATCGAGGGTGGCCGCATTGCCGAGACCGCCATGTTCTTCGATATCCCGCACCTGATGATGCAGACCGGACTCAACCCCTTTCCGCCCCAGACCGCGGCCCACCTCGTTCAGCCCGGACCGCAGACCCATGACGGGCTACTCCATGACGACGCATCGGAGGCCGAAAGCCGGGCCACGCTCGCCGCGATCAACGCGATGATCGGAGACCTGGGCACTTGGCAATCTGGCCTGCCGCTGGAGGAGGAACTGGCGCTCACATGGGCCGATGACATGATCTGGTGGGGCCCCGCCGGGATTGGCGCGACCTACACGATCGAGCGTTATGCAAAGCAGCACTCGGCCCCTTTCCGCGCGGCTTTCACCGACCGCTCCAAGACCCGCCACCTCGCACGCCTTGCCGAAGGCCATTACGGCGGCTTCTTCGGCTGGCCAAACTTTACCGCCCGTCACACCGGCGGTTTCATGGGGATGCCCGGCTCGGACAAGCCCGGCGAGATGCGGGTGATCGACATCTACCGGCGCGAGGGCGACAAGCTGGCGGAGAACTGGATTTTCATCGACCTTCTGCACTTCTGGAAGACGCAGGGCGTGGATATCCTTGAACGCACGACCGGGATCGCGGGCGCCTGA
- a CDS encoding DsbA family oxidoreductase yields MTLRVDIVSDVVCPWCVVGYHQLAGAAEQTGIELDVHWHPFELNPQMAPEGENLRDHLAAKYGTTPEGSRKARARLTELGAALGFEFNYADDMRMVNTFRAHQLIDWAGEHGKAHDMKLALFAAFFTRREDLNDTEVLAKVAGRIGLDRDAALAVLESGALAKDVRDSEQFWTSRGITGVPAMLFERQYLMTGAQGEETYARILQELASTRSA; encoded by the coding sequence ATGACACTCCGTGTGGATATCGTCTCGGATGTGGTCTGCCCCTGGTGCGTGGTCGGTTATCACCAGTTGGCCGGGGCCGCAGAACAGACCGGCATAGAGCTTGACGTGCATTGGCACCCATTCGAATTGAACCCGCAGATGGCCCCCGAGGGCGAGAACCTTCGGGACCATCTGGCAGCCAAATACGGCACAACGCCGGAGGGGTCCCGCAAGGCGCGGGCGCGGTTGACCGAGCTGGGCGCGGCCCTCGGGTTCGAGTTCAACTACGCCGACGACATGCGGATGGTGAACACCTTCCGCGCCCACCAGCTGATCGACTGGGCCGGGGAGCACGGCAAGGCGCACGACATGAAGCTGGCGCTCTTCGCCGCCTTCTTCACCCGCCGCGAAGACCTGAATGACACCGAGGTGCTGGCAAAGGTCGCAGGCCGCATCGGTCTCGACCGCGATGCAGCACTGGCCGTGCTGGAGAGCGGTGCCTTGGCGAAAGACGTCCGCGACAGCGAGCAGTTCTGGACGTCGCGCGGCATCACCGGCGTTCCGGCGATGCTCTTCGAGCGCCAGTACCTCATGACCGGCGCACAGGGGGAAGAGACCTACGCCCGCATACTGCAGGAGCTGGCAAGCACCCGATCTGCGTGA
- a CDS encoding ABC transporter ATP-binding protein: MAEIQLRNVSKRWGSFVGVDDFDLTIADREFLVLLGPSGCGKTTTMRMIAGLEDPSDGEIWIGERKVNDLEPKDRDVAMVFQSYALYPNLNVYENIRFPLKVRGIDPATHDEKVRRASAMVELDEFLHRKPAELSGGQRQRVALARAIVREPNVFLMDEPLSNLDAKLRVSTRAQIKNLSHELSVTTIYVTHDQIEAMTLADRVVVMEKGIVQQVGSPTEIYDNPANTFVASFIGSPAMNLIEGSLAGGSFTAPETRIDGLSAPDGKITLGFRAEDAQVVASDGQINAPIYTLELLGDATMVTVRIGKTLVSVRADKAFRAEIHDMVSIQVPHDHCHLFDGQTGQRIGA, encoded by the coding sequence ATGGCCGAGATACAGCTTCGCAATGTCAGCAAACGGTGGGGCAGCTTTGTCGGGGTCGACGATTTCGACCTGACGATCGCGGACCGCGAGTTTCTGGTGCTGCTCGGGCCCTCGGGCTGCGGCAAGACCACCACTATGCGGATGATCGCGGGGCTTGAAGACCCCAGCGACGGCGAGATCTGGATCGGCGAGCGCAAGGTCAACGACCTGGAGCCGAAAGACCGCGACGTGGCGATGGTGTTCCAGAGCTACGCGCTCTACCCCAACCTCAACGTTTACGAGAACATCCGCTTTCCGCTGAAAGTCCGCGGCATCGACCCGGCAACCCATGACGAAAAGGTGCGCCGCGCCAGCGCGATGGTCGAGTTGGATGAGTTCCTGCACCGCAAACCGGCAGAGCTTTCGGGCGGCCAGCGCCAGCGCGTCGCGCTGGCCCGTGCCATCGTTCGCGAGCCCAACGTCTTCCTGATGGACGAGCCGCTGTCGAACCTCGACGCCAAGCTGCGGGTTTCCACACGGGCGCAGATCAAGAACCTGTCCCACGAGCTGTCCGTAACCACGATCTACGTCACCCACGACCAGATCGAGGCGATGACCCTCGCGGACCGCGTGGTGGTGATGGAAAAGGGCATCGTCCAGCAGGTCGGCAGCCCGACCGAGATCTACGACAACCCCGCCAACACCTTCGTCGCCAGCTTCATCGGCTCACCGGCGATGAACCTGATCGAAGGCTCCTTGGCGGGTGGCAGCTTCACCGCGCCGGAGACCCGGATCGACGGGCTCTCCGCCCCCGATGGCAAGATCACCCTGGGCTTTCGGGCAGAGGATGCGCAGGTCGTCGCAAGTGACGGACAGATCAATGCGCCGATCTACACGCTCGAGCTTCTGGGCGATGCCACCATGGTCACCGTTCGCATTGGCAAGACGCTGGTCAGCGTCCGCGCCGACAAGGCCTTCCGCGCCGAGATCCACGACATGGTGTCGATCCAGGTGCCCCACGATCACTGCCACCTGTTCGACGGTCAGACCGGCCAGCGGATCGGGGCCTGA
- a CDS encoding NAD(P)H-dependent oxidoreductase: MSKILILNGAQPYPFAPGGLNATLASRAKDRLEAQGHDVRLTTVAEGYDVEAEVENHRWADTVIMQFPVNWMGVPWSFKKYMDEVYTVGMDGRLCAGDGRTAEAPKSNYGMGGTLSGTRYMISATFNAPREAFDDPEEPFFEGLSMDDLLRPVHLNAKFFGMAPLPSFGAFDVMKNPEVSADLVRFDAHLDAIFAEADHVAA; this comes from the coding sequence ATGAGCAAGATCCTGATCCTGAACGGTGCACAACCATATCCCTTCGCGCCCGGCGGCTTGAACGCGACACTCGCGAGCCGGGCGAAAGACCGTCTTGAGGCGCAAGGCCACGACGTGCGCCTGACCACCGTGGCCGAAGGCTATGACGTGGAGGCCGAAGTCGAAAATCACCGCTGGGCCGATACCGTGATCATGCAGTTTCCGGTGAACTGGATGGGGGTGCCGTGGTCGTTCAAGAAATACATGGATGAGGTCTATACCGTCGGCATGGACGGGCGGCTCTGCGCCGGTGACGGCCGCACCGCCGAGGCGCCCAAGTCCAACTACGGAATGGGCGGCACGCTTTCGGGCACGCGCTACATGATCTCAGCCACGTTCAATGCACCGCGCGAGGCCTTCGATGATCCCGAAGAGCCGTTCTTCGAAGGGTTGTCGATGGATGACCTGCTGCGCCCGGTCCACCTCAATGCGAAGTTCTTCGGCATGGCACCGCTACCGAGCTTCGGGGCCTTCGACGTGATGAAGAACCCGGAGGTGAGCGCCGATCTCGTCCGGTTTGACGCGCATCTGGATGCCATCTTCGCGGAGGCTGACCATGTCGCAGCCTGA
- a CDS encoding HAD family hydrolase — MSLSGIKALTFDTGGTVLDWHTGFREAFAEAGRRHEIDRDWGQVANRFRRLSMEMMLNLGSDGPPGYNFDEAHALSLETLLREEALEAFGDADRRRIAWQAPHRLSAWPDVRDGLAALRDRYIVASFTLLSYRLVIDTSRHNGLTWDAVLSCEGLGMYKLLPQAYQRAAKMLQLPPEACLMVACHPFDLDAAAQVGFRTALVRRPVEWGADASGQAPLPPPGTYDLEVGSFTELSEALT, encoded by the coding sequence ATGAGCCTGTCCGGAATCAAGGCCTTGACCTTCGACACTGGGGGCACCGTGCTCGACTGGCACACCGGCTTCCGCGAGGCCTTCGCGGAGGCCGGCCGGCGCCACGAGATCGACCGCGACTGGGGCCAAGTGGCGAACAGGTTTCGCCGCCTGTCGATGGAAATGATGCTCAATCTCGGAAGCGATGGGCCGCCCGGATACAATTTCGACGAAGCCCATGCGCTCAGTCTCGAGACCTTGTTGCGCGAAGAGGCGCTTGAGGCCTTCGGCGATGCTGATCGCCGCCGCATCGCCTGGCAGGCCCCCCATCGCCTCTCGGCTTGGCCAGATGTCCGCGACGGCCTCGCCGCACTGCGCGACCGTTACATCGTTGCCTCCTTCACGCTGCTGTCCTACCGGCTGGTCATCGACACCTCGCGGCACAACGGGCTGACCTGGGATGCGGTGCTCTCCTGCGAGGGGCTTGGTATGTACAAGCTCCTGCCGCAAGCCTACCAGCGCGCGGCGAAAATGCTGCAACTGCCGCCAGAGGCCTGCCTGATGGTGGCCTGCCATCCTTTCGACTTGGATGCGGCGGCCCAGGTCGGGTTCCGCACCGCGCTGGTGCGGCGGCCTGTCGAGTGGGGCGCGGATGCGTCAGGGCAGGCCCCATTGCCGCCGCCGGGAACCTACGACCTGGAGGTCGGCAGCTTTACCGAGCTCTCGGAGGCACTGACCTAG